A region from the Paraburkholderia youngii genome encodes:
- a CDS encoding oxidoreductase: MSASLKVGLMGYGFAGATFHAPVIEHCGRASVAAIATGQSERAHADYPHAKIVADLDALLALDDIDCVVIATPNDTHFDLARRTLEAGKHVVVDKPVTLSAADAHTLANIALARGKLFAPFHNRRWDGDFLTVRDLLARVELGRVTHYESHFDRFRPGVRQRWREDVTRGGGLLFDLGPHLIDQTLALFGAPQTVSATVRTHRDDASAPDYVHIQLGYEEFEVVLHASALTALPGPRFAIHGTRGSYVKHGLDTQEDQLKAGLRPGDAGFGAGNTPGVLRVLEGDEEVERELPTRNGEYAGFYIALADTIQNGVAFPVSTRDAVDVMTIIELAARSSEQGVRLPFERIR; the protein is encoded by the coding sequence ATGTCCGCATCGCTGAAGGTTGGATTGATGGGCTACGGCTTCGCCGGCGCGACGTTTCACGCACCGGTGATCGAACATTGCGGACGCGCGAGCGTCGCCGCGATTGCGACCGGGCAATCCGAGAGAGCGCACGCCGACTATCCGCACGCGAAGATCGTCGCCGATCTCGACGCGTTGCTCGCGCTCGACGACATCGACTGCGTCGTGATCGCAACGCCCAACGACACCCACTTCGACCTCGCGCGCCGCACGCTCGAAGCCGGCAAGCACGTGGTCGTCGACAAGCCTGTCACGCTGAGCGCCGCCGACGCCCACACCCTTGCCAATATCGCGCTCGCCCGCGGCAAGCTGTTCGCACCCTTTCACAACCGCCGCTGGGACGGCGATTTTCTGACCGTACGCGACCTGCTCGCGCGCGTGGAACTGGGTCGCGTCACGCATTACGAATCGCATTTCGACCGCTTCCGGCCGGGCGTGCGTCAGCGCTGGCGCGAGGATGTGACGCGCGGCGGCGGTCTGCTGTTCGATCTCGGTCCGCATCTGATCGATCAGACGCTCGCCCTCTTCGGCGCACCGCAGACCGTCTCGGCGACGGTGCGCACGCATCGCGACGACGCAAGCGCACCCGACTACGTGCACATCCAGCTCGGCTACGAGGAGTTCGAGGTCGTGCTGCATGCAAGCGCGCTGACCGCGTTGCCGGGACCGCGCTTTGCGATCCATGGAACGCGCGGGAGCTATGTGAAACACGGCCTCGACACCCAGGAAGATCAGCTGAAAGCCGGCCTGCGCCCCGGCGACGCAGGCTTCGGCGCCGGCAACACCCCCGGCGTGCTGCGCGTGCTCGAAGGCGACGAGGAAGTCGAGCGTGAATTGCCCACCCGCAACGGCGAGTACGCAGGCTTCTATATTGCGTTGGCCGACACGATCCAGAACGGCGTCGCATTTCCGGTCAGCACGCGCGACGCGGTCGACGTCATGACGATCATCGAACTGGCCGCGCGCAGCTCCGAGCAGGGCGTGCGGCTGCCGTTCGAGCGCATTCGCTGA
- a CDS encoding UvrD-helicase domain-containing protein produces MSAGLNPAQSEAVRYLDGPCLVLAGAGSGKTRVITQKIAHLIEAKGFEPRHIAAVTFTNKAAAEMRERVGKLLEGKTLTAPGKEGRKVPVNQLTVCTFHSLGVQILRQEAEHVGLKPQFSIMDSDDCFGMIQEQVGSTDKGFIRKIQSIISLWKNGLIMPEQAIATASTEDEHQAAIVYRNYVATLHAYQAVDFDDLIRLPAELFASNEQVRDRWQNKLRYLLIDEYQDTNACQYELVKLLAGKRAAFTAVGDDDQAIYGWRGATLENLGQLGKDFPNLHLIKLEQNYRSTVRILTAANNVIANNPKLFEKKLWSEHGMGDTITVTGCNDEEHEAESVVFRLSAHKFERRANFRDYAILYRGNFQARIFEQVLRRERIPYVLSGGQSFFDKAEIKDICAYLRLIANANDDPAFIRAITTPRRGVGNTTLEALGAFAGQAKVSLFEAVYMGGIEARLSPRQIEPMRAFCDFMQRLTDRAEKDAAGTLLDELMEAIHYEAYLYDAFDERQAQAKWQNVLEFIEWLKRKGTKEEPAAGSEATGYDTADGLGDTGKNLLGLIQTVALMSMLEGREEDPDAVRLSTVHASKGLEYPHVFLVGVEEGIMPHRGGADDEPIDDARIEEERRLMYVAITRAQRSLHLNWCKKRKRARETIVCEPSRFINEMLLDDAPPPTPEEAPMSPKDRLASLKALLQKA; encoded by the coding sequence ATGTCCGCAGGCCTGAACCCCGCTCAAAGTGAAGCGGTCCGTTATCTCGACGGTCCCTGTCTCGTACTCGCCGGCGCCGGCAGTGGCAAGACGCGCGTGATCACGCAGAAAATCGCTCACCTGATCGAAGCGAAGGGCTTCGAGCCACGCCACATCGCCGCCGTCACGTTCACGAACAAGGCCGCGGCGGAAATGCGCGAGCGCGTCGGCAAGCTGCTCGAAGGCAAGACGCTGACCGCGCCGGGCAAGGAAGGCCGCAAGGTGCCCGTGAACCAGCTGACGGTGTGTACCTTCCACTCGCTCGGCGTGCAGATCCTGCGGCAGGAGGCGGAACACGTCGGACTGAAGCCGCAATTCTCGATCATGGATTCCGACGACTGCTTCGGCATGATCCAGGAACAGGTCGGCTCGACGGACAAGGGCTTCATCCGCAAAATCCAGTCGATCATCTCGCTGTGGAAGAACGGCCTGATCATGCCCGAGCAGGCGATCGCGACCGCATCGACCGAGGACGAGCATCAGGCGGCGATCGTCTATCGCAACTACGTGGCGACGCTGCATGCATATCAGGCGGTCGATTTCGACGATCTGATCCGCCTGCCCGCCGAGCTGTTCGCGAGCAACGAGCAGGTGCGCGATCGCTGGCAGAACAAGCTGCGCTATCTGCTGATCGACGAATATCAGGACACCAATGCGTGCCAGTACGAACTGGTGAAGCTGCTGGCCGGCAAGCGCGCGGCATTCACGGCGGTCGGCGACGACGACCAGGCGATCTACGGCTGGCGCGGCGCGACCCTCGAGAACCTCGGCCAGCTCGGCAAAGATTTTCCGAATCTGCACCTGATCAAGCTCGAACAGAATTACCGCTCGACGGTGCGTATCCTGACCGCCGCGAACAACGTGATCGCGAACAACCCGAAGCTGTTCGAGAAAAAGCTGTGGTCCGAGCACGGCATGGGCGACACGATCACGGTGACCGGCTGCAACGACGAGGAGCACGAGGCGGAGTCGGTCGTGTTTCGGCTGTCCGCGCACAAGTTCGAGCGGCGCGCGAATTTCCGCGACTACGCGATCCTCTATCGCGGCAACTTCCAGGCGCGCATCTTCGAGCAGGTGCTGCGCCGCGAACGGATTCCGTACGTGCTGTCGGGCGGCCAGTCGTTCTTCGACAAGGCCGAGATCAAGGACATCTGCGCGTACCTGCGCCTGATCGCCAATGCGAACGACGACCCCGCGTTCATCCGTGCGATCACGACACCGCGCCGTGGCGTCGGCAATACGACGCTGGAGGCGCTCGGCGCGTTCGCGGGCCAGGCAAAGGTGTCGCTGTTCGAGGCGGTCTACATGGGCGGCATCGAGGCGCGTCTGTCGCCGCGTCAGATCGAGCCGATGCGCGCGTTCTGCGACTTCATGCAGCGCCTGACCGACCGTGCGGAGAAGGATGCGGCGGGCACGCTGCTCGACGAGCTGATGGAAGCGATCCACTACGAAGCGTATCTGTACGACGCGTTCGACGAACGCCAGGCGCAGGCGAAGTGGCAGAACGTGCTCGAGTTCATCGAGTGGCTGAAGCGCAAGGGCACGAAGGAGGAGCCGGCGGCCGGCAGCGAGGCGACCGGCTACGACACCGCCGACGGCCTCGGCGACACCGGCAAGAACCTGCTCGGCCTGATCCAGACGGTCGCGCTGATGTCGATGCTCGAAGGTCGCGAGGAAGATCCGGATGCGGTGCGGCTGTCGACCGTGCATGCGTCGAAGGGGCTCGAGTATCCGCACGTGTTTCTGGTCGGCGTCGAGGAAGGCATCATGCCGCATCGCGGCGGCGCGGACGACGAGCCGATCGACGACGCGCGCATCGAGGAGGAGCGCCGGCTGATGTACGTCGCGATCACGCGCGCGCAGCGCAGCCTGCATCTGAACTGGTGCAAGAAGCGTAAGAGGGCGCGGGAGACGATCGTCTGCGAGCCGTCGCGCTTTATCAACGAGATGCTGCTCGACGATGCGCCGCCGCCGACGCCGGAAGAGGCGCCGATGTCGCCGAAGGATCGGCTCGCGAGTCTGAAGGCGCTGTTGCAGAAGGCGTGA
- a CDS encoding c-type cytochrome, giving the protein MSEAPHGAPIKTPAQLIAAVIAGFAVPIIIIVLLAVYVDNSTRTGAGTDSLAEAEVTSRIHPIAQVEVRDANAPRVYKSGEEVYKAVCSACHASGAAGAPKFTNTADWAPRIAQGFDTLWHTALSGKGAMPPRGGTSPDDYSDFEIARAVVYMANNSGASFPEPAQPAAGAAAASGAAAASGTAAASDAGAAQAAAAMAAMASVPQTPAPAAGGAQSADASQAGKALYQSVCQACHAAGVLNAPKFGDKEAWAPRLKDSMDTVYNFALHGKGAMPPKGGSNASDADVKAAVDYMVSAVK; this is encoded by the coding sequence ATGAGCGAAGCACCACACGGAGCCCCGATCAAAACCCCAGCACAGCTCATCGCCGCGGTCATCGCCGGGTTTGCTGTGCCAATCATCATCATCGTTCTGCTCGCCGTCTACGTCGATAATTCGACACGCACCGGCGCCGGCACCGACTCCCTCGCCGAAGCCGAAGTCACCTCCCGCATCCATCCGATCGCCCAGGTTGAAGTCCGCGACGCCAACGCACCGCGCGTCTACAAGAGCGGCGAGGAAGTCTACAAGGCGGTCTGCTCGGCGTGTCACGCGTCGGGTGCTGCAGGCGCGCCGAAATTCACCAACACCGCCGACTGGGCCCCGCGCATCGCGCAAGGCTTCGACACGCTGTGGCACACCGCCCTGTCCGGCAAGGGCGCAATGCCGCCGCGCGGCGGCACGAGCCCCGACGACTACAGCGACTTCGAGATCGCGCGCGCGGTCGTCTATATGGCGAACAATTCGGGCGCGAGCTTCCCCGAGCCGGCGCAGCCGGCGGCGGGCGCGGCTGCGGCATCGGGTGCCGCTGCGGCATCCGGTACGGCAGCCGCATCGGACGCGGGCGCGGCCCAGGCCGCCGCGGCGATGGCCGCCATGGCCAGCGTGCCGCAGACTCCCGCCCCGGCAGCAGGCGGCGCGCAAAGCGCGGATGCGTCGCAGGCCGGCAAGGCGCTGTATCAGTCGGTATGTCAGGCCTGTCACGCGGCCGGCGTGCTGAATGCGCCGAAGTTCGGCGACAAGGAAGCATGGGCGCCGCGCCTGAAGGACTCGATGGACACGGTCTACAACTTCGCGCTGCACGGCAAGGGCGCGATGCCGCCGAAGGGCGGCTCGAATGCTTCGGATGCGGACGTGAAGGCCGCGGTCGACTATATGGTCAGCGCGGTGAAGTAA